One region of uncultured Methanolobus sp. genomic DNA includes:
- a CDS encoding amino acid permease, with amino-acid sequence MSGDNEIRVSLSRDLTLFDITMIGIAGMIGAGIFALTGIATGIAGPAVLLAFLLNGIVATFTGLAYAELGSAIPEAGGSYLWVKEGIGNHFGFLAGWVDWAAHTIACSLYAVTFGAFFSEFVIHFLGYEEIPQATLMTVSAFCIVTLMAYLNYLGAKESGRIGGLVTLFKVAILVVFAGFGIYRTFMTPDWSVAFLADPAFLPNGVGGLLVAMGLTFIAFEGYEIIAQSGEEVKDPEKNIPRAILLSLWVAVIVYIMVAFALIGAIKVDGPSWIYLGELGEFSMIRVADQIMAFGSILIIAGGFVSTISAMNATVYSSSRVAFALGRMGYLPEALSRINEKRRTPHYAILFSYFIIATMTFAPIETVASAANIMFLILFILVNSVLIILRFRRPDLKRAFKMPFAPYLPVIAIVVQLVIGYYLVTSIEHKTFIAGITIFWVLAGSFFYFSYSEKEIKRRSKHLIKKVYEEKPFAEKGYKILVPIKNIANAGDLSGLANIVAKQKNGHIVFLKVLTFPEQTPLSASDGIVEEKRSMMRKLISSVDVPAGGIIKVGRNASDSILDTIEEEKPDMLVMGWRGRTFRRDFVLGSTLDPLLLKAPCDVVVARFDPGKKLENARNILLPTAGGPHASLAAELVRDLAVAGDAHVTMFNVGKSSDDENRAKMAFRNLKPYFEGIEYSEKFVVSENIEKGLSSEAKDSDVVFIGSTTRPFLKNFLMGLFPEKIINNTDTTVIVTRKWVKLMDVIKK; translated from the coding sequence GTGTCAGGAGATAATGAAATTCGGGTAAGTCTAAGCAGGGACCTAACGCTTTTTGATATAACTATGATAGGCATTGCCGGCATGATAGGTGCGGGCATATTTGCTCTGACTGGTATTGCCACAGGAATCGCCGGACCTGCCGTCCTTCTTGCGTTCCTTCTAAATGGTATTGTTGCAACTTTTACAGGACTTGCATATGCTGAGCTCGGTTCAGCAATTCCTGAAGCCGGTGGAAGTTATCTCTGGGTAAAGGAGGGTATTGGAAATCATTTCGGATTCCTTGCCGGTTGGGTAGATTGGGCGGCCCACACCATAGCATGTTCTCTCTATGCAGTTACATTCGGTGCATTCTTTTCTGAATTTGTCATTCATTTTTTAGGATACGAAGAAATCCCGCAGGCTACTTTAATGACTGTTTCTGCATTTTGTATTGTCACTCTAATGGCTTACCTTAATTATCTTGGTGCAAAGGAAAGCGGAAGAATTGGTGGCCTTGTCACTCTGTTCAAAGTTGCAATTCTTGTAGTGTTTGCGGGTTTTGGTATTTACAGGACATTCATGACACCTGACTGGTCTGTTGCATTTCTTGCAGACCCGGCATTCCTGCCTAACGGTGTTGGAGGTCTTCTCGTTGCAATGGGACTTACTTTCATAGCATTTGAAGGATATGAGATCATTGCCCAGAGCGGTGAGGAAGTCAAGGACCCGGAAAAGAACATACCAAGGGCCATATTGCTTTCACTTTGGGTTGCTGTTATTGTCTATATTATGGTGGCTTTTGCTCTGATAGGTGCTATTAAGGTAGACGGACCCAGCTGGATCTATCTTGGGGAACTTGGCGAATTCAGTATGATACGGGTTGCAGACCAGATTATGGCATTCGGTTCCATTCTCATCATTGCAGGTGGCTTTGTTTCCACAATAAGTGCCATGAACGCTACTGTTTATTCATCATCAAGGGTTGCGTTTGCACTTGGAAGGATGGGCTATCTGCCTGAAGCACTATCCCGGATTAACGAAAAGAGAAGAACGCCTCATTATGCAATTCTTTTCAGTTATTTCATCATTGCAACAATGACATTTGCTCCGATTGAAACTGTAGCTTCTGCAGCAAACATAATGTTCCTGATTCTTTTCATTCTGGTAAACTCTGTCCTTATTATACTAAGGTTCAGGCGACCTGACCTTAAGAGGGCCTTTAAAATGCCTTTTGCTCCTTATCTTCCTGTAATTGCTATAGTTGTGCAACTTGTTATTGGCTATTATCTTGTGACGTCTATCGAACACAAGACTTTCATTGCAGGGATAACTATATTCTGGGTACTTGCAGGTTCTTTCTTTTATTTCTCTTACTCTGAGAAGGAGATTAAGAGACGCTCGAAACATCTCATCAAAAAGGTATATGAGGAAAAGCCATTTGCTGAAAAGGGATACAAGATACTGGTTCCAATTAAGAATATTGCTAATGCAGGTGATCTTTCAGGCCTTGCCAATATTGTTGCAAAACAAAAGAATGGTCACATTGTTTTTCTGAAGGTCCTGACTTTCCCAGAACAGACTCCGTTGTCTGCGTCAGATGGGATTGTTGAGGAAAAAAGGTCTATGATGAGAAAACTTATTTCTTCTGTTGATGTACCTGCAGGAGGTATAATTAAAGTTGGAAGAAATGCTTCTGATTCTATACTTGATACTATTGAGGAGGAAAAGCCGGATATGCTTGTCATGGGCTGGAGGGGCCGAACTTTCCGTCGTGACTTTGTTCTGGGAAGTACTCTGGACCCTCTGCTCCTTAAGGCGCCCTGTGATGTGGTGGTTGCCAGGTTTGATCCTGGTAAGAAACTGGAAAATGCCCGGAATATATTGTTGCCTACAGCGGGTGGCCCACATGCTTCTCTTGCGGCAGAGCTTGTCAGGGACCTGGCAGTTGCCGGGGATGCCCATGTGACCATGTTCAATGTGGGGAAATCCTCTGATGATGAAAACAGGGCAAAGATGGCTTTTAGAAATCTCAAACCTTATTTTGAAGGTATTGAATATTCAGAAAAGTTTGTTGTGTCTGAGAATATAGAAAAGGGTCTTTCAAGTGAGGCAAAGGATAGTGATGTCGTGTTTATTGGTTCTACTACACGTCCTTTCCTGAAGAACTTCCTGATGGGTCTGTTTCCTGAGAAGATTATCAATAATACGGACACTACAGTTATTGTGACCAGAAAGTGGGTCAAACTTATGGATGTCATCAAAAAATGA
- a CDS encoding C39 family peptidase, whose protein sequence is MSGSGDPHNTHSVSYAHAGKAAATLLCILILCTCNVASTEETGMLDGVAYSLSTDTILDVPYYNQGNTNWCLYYCLTMMFNYNGQNMETWEMADYFDSGYYDTFSEQYNPSDTSLEEYAGHVCSLNIKKTIWGLTIRDFDNETFNDLIKSNINNGQPVLMAFQYMNSDGVKEGHAILAVGYDEQFIYLTDSSGAITKGVFGSDNGYIAVPVSWQDFNEKLVNNISPSNMAYTIEIISEAPKNSTEGSIYLTDRSDKGFSCLTFTNRYEENDTGLLRFDGTCENGYCVVDSTDLTSTRETEESDSMSVYFTVANPTSEESEYTVTCQLLNVETEELVDGFDYKTSFDLAAYNTISKGVNYSNQLHSVDSGSYWVVISLFDDDMEEIDSIEIGVCLS, encoded by the coding sequence ATGAGCGGATCGGGGGATCCACATAACACCCATAGCGTTAGCTATGCACACGCGGGCAAAGCAGCAGCAACGTTGCTATGTATTTTGATACTGTGCACATGCAATGTCGCTTCCACGGAAGAGACCGGCATGTTAGATGGCGTTGCCTACTCTTTGAGCACAGACACAATACTGGATGTGCCATACTACAATCAGGGGAATACGAACTGGTGTCTTTATTATTGCCTTACCATGATGTTCAATTACAACGGCCAGAATATGGAAACATGGGAAATGGCAGATTATTTTGACTCCGGATATTACGATACTTTTTCCGAGCAATACAATCCTTCTGACACATCCCTTGAGGAATACGCTGGACATGTATGCTCACTGAACATCAAAAAAACAATATGGGGACTGACTATCAGGGATTTTGATAACGAAACCTTTAACGACCTGATAAAAAGCAATATAAACAACGGCCAGCCGGTCCTCATGGCATTCCAGTACATGAATTCAGACGGAGTAAAGGAAGGCCACGCAATACTCGCAGTGGGATACGATGAACAGTTCATCTACCTCACAGACTCCAGCGGAGCTATCACAAAAGGAGTCTTTGGCAGCGACAACGGCTACATTGCAGTACCGGTAAGCTGGCAGGATTTCAATGAAAAACTTGTCAACAACATCTCACCCTCGAACATGGCATACACCATCGAGATCATAAGCGAAGCACCCAAAAACTCAACCGAAGGCTCCATCTACCTGACAGACCGCAGCGACAAAGGATTCAGTTGCCTGACTTTCACCAACAGATACGAAGAAAACGACACAGGACTTCTGAGATTTGACGGCACCTGCGAGAACGGATACTGCGTCGTTGACAGCACTGACCTGACCAGCACCAGAGAAACTGAAGAATCCGACAGCATGTCTGTTTATTTCACAGTGGCAAATCCCACATCAGAAGAGAGTGAATATACAGTGACATGCCAGCTTCTGAACGTTGAAACTGAAGAATTGGTGGATGGTTTTGATTACAAAACGAGTTTTGATCTGGCAGCATACAATACTATTTCTAAGGGAGTTAATTACTCGAACCAGTTACATTCTGTGGATAGCGGAAGTTACTGGGTTGTGATTAGCCTTTTTGATGACGATATGGAAGAGATTGATAGTATAGAGATTGGTGTTTGTTTGAGTTGA
- the htpX gene encoding zinc metalloprotease HtpX, which yields MVEWKKDLGLEGRMLLTMFLLAAVYLAFLVVISQYASARFMLLFVAIFMGAQYYYSDKLVLWSTGAHVVSEAEEPKLHETITRLCVIAGLPKPTVAVVNTSVPNAFATGRSPKKAVVAVTTGLMNKLDQGELEAVLAHELSHVKNRDMAVLTIASFISTLAFYIVRYSLYFGGIGGNRRNSNGGLIAIWIVSIIVWVLSFLLIRALSRYREFAADRGSALITGQPTQLISALRKISGTMANVPTEDLRKVEGMNAFFIIPAAVSGSVMNMLSTHPTMEKRIAALEKIQREIEY from the coding sequence ATGGTAGAATGGAAAAAAGACCTTGGACTTGAAGGAAGGATGTTACTGACAATGTTTCTTCTGGCTGCAGTGTATCTTGCCTTTCTTGTAGTCATTTCCCAGTATGCATCTGCAAGATTTATGCTGCTGTTTGTTGCTATTTTCATGGGAGCACAATATTATTATTCTGATAAACTGGTGTTGTGGTCCACCGGAGCACATGTTGTTTCCGAGGCAGAAGAACCAAAGCTCCATGAAACAATTACAAGACTGTGTGTCATAGCTGGTCTTCCAAAACCAACTGTTGCAGTTGTTAATACATCAGTACCAAATGCCTTTGCAACCGGAAGAAGTCCAAAAAAGGCTGTAGTTGCAGTTACAACAGGCCTTATGAATAAACTTGATCAGGGAGAACTGGAAGCTGTACTTGCACATGAACTGAGTCATGTAAAGAACAGGGATATGGCAGTTCTGACAATAGCCAGTTTCATCTCAACACTGGCATTCTATATTGTAAGATACAGTCTTTATTTTGGTGGTATTGGAGGAAATCGCAGAAATTCAAACGGTGGACTTATCGCTATATGGATAGTTTCCATAATCGTATGGGTTTTAAGCTTCCTGCTTATCCGTGCGCTCTCAAGATACAGGGAATTTGCAGCAGACAGAGGTTCTGCCCTCATAACAGGCCAGCCTACACAACTCATTTCAGCTCTTAGAAAAATCAGCGGAACAATGGCAAATGTCCCTACAGAAGATTTGCGTAAAGTTGAAGGAATGAATGCGTTTTTCATAATACCCGCAGCTGTTTCCGGATCGGTTATGAACATGCTGTCAACTCATCCAACCATGGAAAAAAGAATAGCTGCACTTGAGAAGATACAGAGGGAGATCGAGTACTAA
- a CDS encoding CRISPR-associated endonuclease Cas6, with protein MLKLLRKILVGNLLSMSKSLNYKVPGQIKCDVDLAETRIEHKNRNFVAFNGFFMSNFNIPDYLGIGKAVSMGFGTVRKITKEDMI; from the coding sequence ATGCTTAAGCTTCTTAGAAAAATACTGGTAGGTAATCTACTTTCAATGTCAAAGTCACTCAATTATAAGGTTCCCGGTCAGATTAAATGTGATGTAGACCTTGCCGAGACCCGCATCGAACACAAAAACAGGAATTTTGTGGCATTTAATGGCTTTTTTATGTCTAATTTCAATATCCCTGATTATCTCGGAATAGGCAAAGCTGTTTCCATGGGTTTTGGTACGGTTCGTAAGATAACAAAAGAAGATATGATCTGA
- a CDS encoding GTPase has protein sequence MASQKLLVKDVIKKADVLLEVIDARFPDETRNSEIENDIARAKKPFIIVLNKCDLVPKDKLEKAKSRMSKIAPAVFVSSKERFGTTMLRHKILEVADMQGHDIQVGCIGYPNTGKSSVINGVAGRGKASTSAISGHTKGVQIVNAGSRIVFIDTPGVFPLDEHDEYIQGLLGIKDSTHLKDPIGVALKIIEKLVAEDRSLLESFYKIKFTDENSYDLLEMIGSQCNFLKKKGKIDENRTAVRIINDWQKGLLHLEKTDCE, from the coding sequence ATGGCAAGCCAGAAATTATTGGTAAAGGACGTCATTAAGAAAGCTGATGTCCTTCTTGAAGTTATAGACGCGCGTTTTCCAGATGAAACAAGGAACAGCGAGATCGAAAATGATATTGCACGTGCAAAAAAGCCTTTTATCATTGTATTGAACAAGTGCGACCTTGTACCTAAGGATAAACTGGAAAAAGCAAAGTCCAGAATGTCTAAGATAGCTCCTGCTGTATTCGTATCTTCAAAAGAGAGATTCGGAACGACAATGCTCAGGCATAAAATACTGGAAGTCGCTGACATGCAGGGACATGACATACAGGTCGGTTGCATCGGTTACCCGAACACCGGTAAGTCTTCTGTGATAAATGGTGTTGCAGGAAGAGGTAAAGCTTCAACTTCCGCCATATCAGGCCATACAAAGGGTGTGCAGATCGTTAATGCAGGATCGCGCATAGTATTCATTGATACCCCTGGTGTATTCCCACTTGACGAACATGACGAATATATACAGGGACTTCTGGGAATCAAAGATTCAACCCACCTTAAAGATCCAATTGGTGTGGCCCTGAAAATAATTGAAAAGCTTGTTGCGGAGGACAGAAGTCTACTGGAATCATTCTATAAGATAAAATTCACCGATGAAAATTCTTACGATCTTCTGGAAATGATAGGAAGCCAGTGTAATTTTCTGAAAAAGAAAGGAAAAATAGATGAGAACAGAACTGCTGTCAGGATAATAAATGACTGGCAGAAAGGACTTCTTCACCTGGAAAAAACGGACTGTGAGTGA
- a CDS encoding PspA/IM30 family protein, translating to MGLFSRMETVVKSKMSKLMDRMEDPRETLDYSYEKQLEMLQDVKRGVAEVTTSKKRLQLQRSKLQQNVEKLDGQAKEAIKADREDLARMALERKSSLTTQIQGLDQQITDLEKEQEKLVAAEKRLSTKVEVFRTKKETIKAQYSAAEAQVKINESVSGISEEMADVGLAVERAENKTENMKARASALDELIDSGTLDDFTSSGDDIDRELAKINSSTTVDMELEQLKKEAGK from the coding sequence ATGGGATTATTCAGCAGAATGGAAACAGTAGTTAAATCTAAAATGAGTAAACTTATGGACCGCATGGAAGATCCACGTGAAACACTGGATTACTCCTATGAAAAGCAGCTTGAAATGCTTCAGGATGTAAAAAGAGGTGTAGCTGAAGTTACAACATCAAAAAAGAGACTTCAGTTGCAGAGGTCAAAGCTCCAGCAAAACGTCGAGAAACTTGACGGTCAGGCAAAAGAAGCCATTAAAGCAGACCGTGAAGATCTTGCACGTATGGCACTTGAAAGAAAAAGTTCTCTAACAACCCAGATACAGGGCCTTGACCAGCAGATTACTGATCTTGAAAAAGAGCAGGAGAAACTCGTTGCTGCTGAGAAGCGCCTTTCAACCAAGGTTGAGGTATTCAGAACCAAGAAAGAAACTATCAAGGCCCAGTATTCCGCAGCCGAGGCACAGGTCAAGATCAATGAATCAGTATCAGGTATCAGCGAAGAAATGGCTGACGTAGGCCTTGCAGTTGAAAGAGCTGAAAACAAGACTGAAAATATGAAAGCACGTGCATCTGCACTCGATGAGTTAATAGATTCCGGTACACTTGATGATTTTACCAGCAGTGGCGATGATATTGACAGGGAACTTGCAAAGATAAACTCGTCAACAACTGTTGACATGGAACTTGAGCAGCTCAAGAAGGAGGCAGGCAAATGA
- a CDS encoding dicarboxylate/amino acid:cation symporter: MSGKYNLPDPLTLIHPRSLKNLNYHLQELMKGRLWLKIMIGMFLGIITGLVLGPSTGILNPEMSYTIGEWMALPGYLFLALLQMIVVPLVFASIIRGIASGEDMEQLKKIGLRTVGFFLVTTAFAILVGLTLALTINPGNYISNELVQDTMVSNVTQTDSSGLRAFDMAELPSMITTVVPTNPLGSLATGQMLQVVIFSIIIGVALVSMQPLQSKPLLELLGSLQEVSMTVVRWSMLLAPVAVFGLISKFTLNLGIDALLGMLVYVGTVLLGLLLMLIVYMLIILVVTRKNPLTFLRSIRDVLLLAFSTSSSAAVMPLSIKTAEENIGVRPSVSQFVIPLGATINMNGTALYQSIAAVFLAQVFGVDLSFVDLLLIMVTVVGASIGTPSTPGVGIVILAMILNSVGIPTSGIALIIGVDRILDMSRTAVNVTGDLVTCVIMDKWVAGKKTANEEFIEVAKREAQRRVHDEDVIVVTTEE; this comes from the coding sequence ATGTCAGGCAAGTATAATTTACCGGACCCTCTTACACTTATTCATCCGCGCTCACTAAAAAATCTGAACTATCACCTTCAGGAGCTTATGAAGGGCAGGCTCTGGTTAAAGATTATGATAGGAATGTTTCTGGGTATCATTACGGGACTTGTACTTGGCCCTTCAACTGGAATATTGAATCCGGAAATGTCCTACACAATTGGCGAATGGATGGCGCTTCCGGGTTATCTGTTCCTTGCGCTGCTCCAGATGATAGTTGTCCCGCTTGTTTTTGCATCCATAATTCGTGGAATCGCATCCGGAGAGGACATGGAGCAATTAAAAAAAATTGGCTTGAGGACAGTTGGTTTTTTCCTTGTTACTACAGCATTTGCAATACTTGTAGGGCTGACACTTGCACTGACAATCAATCCTGGAAATTACATCAGTAACGAGCTTGTACAGGATACCATGGTATCAAATGTAACCCAGACTGACAGTAGCGGACTGAGGGCTTTCGATATGGCGGAACTCCCGTCGATGATAACTACAGTTGTCCCGACTAATCCTCTTGGGTCACTGGCAACCGGACAAATGTTGCAGGTGGTTATATTTTCCATAATAATTGGAGTAGCTCTTGTTTCCATGCAGCCGCTACAGTCAAAGCCATTGCTTGAACTGCTGGGCTCTCTCCAGGAAGTCAGCATGACGGTTGTGCGCTGGAGCATGCTTTTAGCACCTGTTGCCGTATTTGGACTTATCAGTAAATTCACCCTGAATCTGGGAATAGATGCATTGTTGGGAATGCTGGTATACGTTGGTACTGTATTGCTGGGTCTCCTGTTAATGTTGATAGTTTACATGCTTATCATTCTTGTTGTGACCAGAAAAAATCCGTTGACATTTTTAAGATCAATCCGTGATGTATTGCTACTTGCGTTTTCCACATCAAGTTCTGCTGCGGTTATGCCACTCTCAATCAAGACCGCAGAAGAAAATATTGGAGTGAGACCTTCTGTTTCCCAATTTGTGATTCCGCTGGGTGCTACTATCAATATGAACGGTACAGCTCTTTACCAGAGTATAGCGGCTGTGTTCCTTGCACAGGTATTTGGAGTGGACCTTAGTTTTGTAGATTTGCTATTGATCATGGTAACAGTAGTCGGAGCATCAATTGGTACTCCATCAACACCAGGAGTAGGTATTGTAATCCTTGCAATGATACTGAACAGTGTGGGTATACCCACATCAGGCATCGCACTGATTATCGGAGTTGACAGGATACTTGACATGAGCCGTACTGCAGTTAATGTTACAGGGGATCTTGTAACCTGTGTGATAATGGATAAATGGGTTGCAGGTAAGAAAACTGCTAACGAAGAGTTCATTGAAGTGGCTAAACGTGAAGCACAGAGAAGAGTTCATGATGAGGATGTTATTGTAGTTACTACTGAAGAATGA